The Streptomyces sp. NBC_00670 genome window below encodes:
- a CDS encoding alkaline phosphatase PhoX, whose product MSLTRRDFTGRTALTGVGVALAGSVGALATAPHALASTDHHSAEDHHHGGVGYGPLIADPKGVLALPAGFSYRVLTHSGRTRLESGEYTPSNHDGTATFDGPRGATLLVNNHELKGPRADWPYPVPLTEGLVYDPAAAGGCTVVEVRHDHVAEWVGIAGTSTNCAGGHTPWDTWLTCEETEDRAGQNGMTKDHGYVFEVDPADRRANRDPRPVKALGRYAHEAVVVDPRRGQLYLTEDASGPNGLFYRWTPPHGFRHGRGRLRTLADDAGVLQAFKCFDSGGRFVDDLSRATRTGTVYGVDWVDVPDRDATSTPVRKQFTDGQVTRARKLEGMWWADGGAYVVSSYARDESPVQHDGQVWFYDPRRRTLTLKVLIGVNPDPAADGAFDGPDNITVSPYGGLVIAEDGEGVQHLFGATDSGRTYPIARNELNIGTEEEPEYSEFTGVTFSPDGRTLYANIQTPGIMLAITGPWKRQQR is encoded by the coding sequence ATGTCGCTCACCCGCAGGGACTTCACCGGACGAACCGCGCTCACCGGGGTCGGGGTCGCCCTGGCCGGCAGTGTCGGTGCGCTCGCCACCGCTCCGCACGCGCTCGCCTCCACCGACCACCACAGCGCGGAGGACCACCACCACGGCGGCGTCGGCTACGGTCCGCTGATCGCCGACCCCAAGGGCGTCCTCGCGCTGCCCGCCGGGTTCTCCTATCGCGTCCTCACCCACAGCGGCCGCACCAGGCTCGAGTCGGGCGAGTACACGCCGTCCAACCACGACGGCACCGCCACCTTCGACGGTCCCCGCGGCGCCACCCTCCTCGTCAACAACCACGAGCTGAAGGGCCCGCGCGCCGACTGGCCGTACCCCGTGCCGCTGACCGAGGGATTGGTGTACGACCCGGCCGCGGCCGGCGGCTGCACCGTCGTCGAGGTGCGCCACGACCACGTCGCCGAGTGGGTGGGCATCGCCGGGACCTCCACCAACTGCGCGGGCGGCCACACCCCTTGGGACACCTGGCTCACCTGTGAGGAGACCGAGGACCGGGCCGGCCAGAACGGCATGACCAAGGACCACGGCTACGTCTTCGAGGTCGATCCCGCCGACCGCCGGGCCAACCGCGACCCCCGGCCGGTCAAGGCGCTGGGCCGGTACGCGCACGAGGCCGTCGTCGTCGACCCCCGGCGCGGGCAGCTCTACCTCACCGAGGACGCCTCCGGACCCAACGGCCTGTTCTACCGCTGGACCCCGCCCCACGGCTTCCGCCACGGCCGCGGCCGGCTGCGCACCCTCGCCGACGACGCCGGGGTGCTCCAGGCCTTCAAGTGCTTCGACTCCGGCGGCAGATTCGTCGACGACCTCTCCCGCGCCACGCGGACCGGCACGGTGTACGGCGTCGACTGGGTCGACGTTCCCGACCGCGACGCCACGTCCACCCCCGTCCGCAAGCAGTTCACCGACGGCCAGGTCACCCGCGCCCGCAAGCTGGAGGGCATGTGGTGGGCGGACGGCGGCGCCTACGTCGTCTCCTCCTACGCCCGCGACGAGAGCCCCGTCCAGCACGACGGCCAGGTCTGGTTCTACGACCCCCGGCGTCGCACCCTCACCCTGAAGGTGCTCATCGGCGTCAACCCCGACCCCGCCGCCGACGGCGCCTTCGACGGCCCCGACAACATCACCGTCTCCCCCTACGGCGGCCTCGTCATCGCCGAGGACGGCGAGGGCGTGCAGCACCTGTTCGGCGCGACGGACAGCGGGCGGACGTACCCCATCGCCCGCAACGAACTGAACATCGGCACCGAAGAGGAGCCGGAGTACAGCGAGTTCACCGGCGTCACCTTCTCGCCCGACGGCCGCACCCTCTACGCCAACATCCAGACCCCCGGCATCATGCTCGCCATCACCGGCCCCTGGAAGCGCCAGCAGCGGTAG
- a CDS encoding endonuclease/exonuclease/phosphatase family protein: MPSKSSARLAALTVAAVCSTVSGVVLTSPAHADGVRIHDIQGTTRISPYAGRQVTDVAGIVTGVRGYGSSKGFWIQDPAPDADPATSEGVFVFTSSAPKVAAGDAVTVSGTVSEYVPGGTSSGNQSVTEITRPVITTVSTGNALPAPTTVDARSVPDAYTPAGDPAAKNSVNGLTLRPKKYALDYYESLEGMNVRVADTRVVTATDPYTELWVTVKPHENPTRRGGTVYGSYASQNTGRLQIQSLGSTADFPAATVGDTLAGTTAGPLDYNQYGGYTLVASELGTLRKGGLERESTHRQSDRELAVATYNVENLDPSDDTFADHAAAIVHHLKSPDIVSLEEIQDNNGATDDGTVAADQTLGKLIDAIVSAGGPRYEWRGIDPVNDQDGGEPGGNIRQAFLFNPERVSFTDRAGGTSTTAVGVEKVRGKARLTASPGRIDPASSAWEDSRKPLAGEFVFRGRTVFVIANHFASKGGDQGLTAQYQPPVRGSETQRHAQATEVNGFVKDILKAQKNARVIALGDINDFEFSGTARLLEDDGALWSAIKSLPKSERYTYDYQGNSQVLDQILLSPSLRHPGRYAYDSVHINAEFPTQISDHDPQVVRVHL; this comes from the coding sequence TTGCCGAGCAAGTCATCCGCGCGTCTCGCCGCGCTCACCGTCGCCGCCGTCTGCTCCACGGTGTCCGGCGTGGTCCTCACCTCGCCGGCGCACGCCGACGGTGTGCGCATCCATGACATCCAGGGCACGACCCGCATCTCCCCGTACGCCGGCCGGCAGGTCACCGACGTGGCCGGAATCGTCACCGGCGTGCGCGGCTACGGCTCGTCGAAGGGCTTCTGGATCCAGGACCCGGCGCCGGACGCCGACCCGGCCACCAGCGAGGGCGTGTTCGTCTTCACCAGCTCGGCGCCGAAGGTCGCGGCCGGCGACGCGGTGACGGTGTCGGGCACGGTCTCGGAGTACGTGCCCGGCGGTACCTCCAGCGGCAACCAGTCGGTCACCGAGATCACCAGGCCGGTGATCACCACCGTCTCCACCGGCAACGCGCTCCCGGCGCCGACGACGGTCGACGCCCGCTCGGTGCCGGACGCGTACACCCCGGCGGGCGACCCCGCCGCGAAGAACTCGGTCAACGGGCTGACGCTGCGGCCGAAGAAGTACGCCCTGGACTACTACGAGTCCCTGGAGGGCATGAACGTACGGGTCGCCGACACCCGTGTGGTGACGGCGACGGATCCGTACACCGAGCTGTGGGTCACCGTGAAGCCGCACGAGAACCCGACCCGGCGCGGCGGCACGGTCTACGGCTCCTACGCCTCCCAGAACACCGGCCGGCTGCAGATCCAGTCCCTCGGCTCCACCGCCGACTTCCCCGCGGCGACCGTCGGGGACACCCTCGCCGGGACCACCGCCGGGCCGCTGGACTACAACCAGTACGGCGGCTACACGCTGGTCGCGAGCGAGCTGGGCACGCTGAGGAAGGGCGGCCTGGAGCGGGAGTCGACGCACCGGCAGAGCGACCGCGAACTCGCGGTGGCCACGTACAACGTCGAGAACCTCGACCCGTCCGACGACACGTTCGCCGACCACGCCGCCGCGATCGTGCACCACCTGAAGTCGCCCGACATCGTGTCCCTGGAGGAGATCCAGGACAACAACGGCGCCACGGACGACGGCACGGTCGCCGCCGACCAGACGCTCGGCAAGCTGATCGACGCCATCGTCTCGGCGGGCGGCCCGCGTTACGAGTGGCGGGGCATCGACCCGGTCAACGACCAGGACGGCGGCGAGCCCGGCGGCAACATCCGCCAGGCGTTCCTGTTCAACCCCGAGCGGGTGTCGTTCACCGACCGTGCCGGGGGGACGTCCACGACGGCCGTGGGCGTGGAGAAGGTGCGCGGCAAGGCCCGGCTGACGGCCTCCCCGGGCCGCATCGACCCGGCGAGCTCGGCGTGGGAGGACAGCCGCAAGCCGCTGGCCGGGGAGTTCGTCTTCCGCGGCAGGACGGTCTTCGTGATCGCCAACCACTTCGCCTCCAAGGGCGGCGACCAGGGCCTGACGGCCCAGTACCAGCCGCCGGTACGCGGCTCGGAGACCCAGCGGCACGCCCAGGCGACGGAGGTCAACGGATTCGTCAAGGACATCCTCAAGGCCCAGAAGAACGCGCGGGTGATCGCCCTGGGCGACATCAACGACTTCGAGTTCTCGGGCACGGCCCGGCTCCTCGAGGACGACGGCGCCCTGTGGTCGGCGATCAAGTCACTGCCGAAGAGCGAGCGCTACACGTACGACTACCAGGGCAACAGCCAGGTCCTGGACCAGATCCTGCTCAGCCCGTCCCTCCGCCACCCCGGCAGGTACGCCTACGACAGCGTCCACATCAACGCGGAATTCCCCACCCAGATCAGCGACCACGACCCCCA